One window from the genome of Malus domestica chromosome 01, GDT2T_hap1 encodes:
- the LOC103428346 gene encoding U-box domain-containing protein 14 — protein sequence MVPSNSVLSQLAESVKAISELPECRNAFRKMYGNFVRRVKLLSPLFEELRDSDKALGEEEVVALESLGEALNSAEELIKSVNQGSKLYQALQKDEIVDKFHQMTVKIEAALSKIPYEKFDMSEEVSEQIELVHAQFKRAKEKKDCLDSQLEMDLAIAVRDKDLDPAVIKRLSERLYLRTINDLKKESLAFHELVIASDRDIGDHFENMQSLLKKLKDLVLKENPELENSEHDKSTIKHRSPVIPDDFRCPISLELMKDPVIVSTGQTYERSCIQKWLDAGHKTCPKTQQTLLHTAITPNYVLKSLIALWCESNGVELPKNKNRKAGSSISDCDRTSIASLLERLAKGNSEEQRAAAGELRLLAKRNADNRVCIAEAGAIPLLVELLSSADSRTQEHAVTALLNLSINDSNKVGIVNAGAIPDIVDVLKNGSMEARENAAATLFSLSVIDENKVAIGAAGALPALIKLLCEGTPRGKKDAATAIFNLSIYQGNKARAVRAGIVPPLMRLLKDAGSGMADEALAILAILASHQEGKAAIAQAEPIPVLVEVIRTGFPRNRENAAAVLWSLCTGDLQQLKLARELGAEEAMKELSENGTERAKRKAVSVLEFLQRVEDDFVPQQS from the exons ATGGTTCCGAGCAATTCAGTACTGAGTCAACTTGCCGAGTCGGTGAAGGCGATTTCCGAGTTGCCCGAGTGCCGAAACGCGTTCAGGAAGATGTACGGGAACTTCGTGCGGAGAGTCAAGCTTTTGAGTCCTCTGTTCGAGGAGTTGAGGGACAGCGATAAAGCGCTGGGGGAAGAAGAAGTTGTAGCTTTGGAGTCGCTGGGGGAGGCTTTGAATTCGGCTGAGGAGCTCATCAAGTCGGTCAACCAAGGGAGCAAACTTTATCAG GCTTTGCAAAAGGACGAGATTGTTGATAAGTTTCACCAAATGACGGTTAAAATTGAAGCAGCATTGAGTAAAATTCCTTATGAGAAATTTGACATGTCAGAGGAAGTTTCCGAACAG ATTGAACTAGTGCATGCTCAATTCAAAAGAgcgaaagaaaaaaaggactGCCTTGACTCGCAACTGGAGATGGATTTAGCCATAGCAGTAAGAGACAAAGATCTTGACCCTGCAGTAATAAAAAGACTTTCAGAGAGGCTGTACCTCAGAACCATCAACGATCTAAAGAAAGAGTCACTTGCTTTTCATGAATTGGTTATCGCAAGTGACAGAGATATAGGGGACCACTTTGAAAACATGCAATCTCTGCTTAAGAAGCTAAAGGACTTGGTGCTTAAAGAAAACCCAGAACTCGAGAACTCTGAACATGACAAGAGCACGATCAAACACAGATCTCCTGTCATCCCGGATGATTTTCGGTGTCCAATATCATTAGAATTGATGAAGGATCCTGTGATTGTCTCTACTGGACAG ACATACGAAAGATCCTGTATTCAGAAGTGGTTGGATGCTGGACACAAAACCTGTCCCAAAACACAGCAGACATTGTTGCACACGGCCATAACACCAAACTATGTTTTGAAGAGTCTAATTGCTTTGTGGTGTGAAAGCAATGGCGTTGAGctacccaaaaataaaaacagaaaagcAGGAAGCAGTATTTCAGACTGTGATCGCACTTCTATTGCTTCCTTGTTAGAAAGGCTAGCAAAGGGAAACTCAGAAGAACAAAGAGCAGCTGCTGGTGAGCTCCGCTTGCTGGCAAAGAGGAACGCAGATAATAGAGTGTGTATTGCTGAGGCAGGAGCCATTCCTCTCCTTGTTGAGCTCTTATCATCCGCTGATTCTCGGACCCAAGAGCATGCTGTTACAGCACTTCTCAACCTCTCGATAAACGACAGCAACAAGGTAGGAATTGTAAATGCAGGAGCTATACCCGATATAGTAGATGTTTTGAAAAATGGCAGCATGGAGGCTAGAGAAAATGCAGCTGCAACCCTTTTCAGTTTGTCTGTTATAGACGAAAACAAGGTGGCAATTGGAGCTGCTGGGGCTCTCCCAGCCCTTATAAAATTGCTGTGCGAGGGGACTCCGAGGGGGAAAAAGGATGCTGCCACCGCTATTTTTAATCTTTCGATCTATCAGGGAAATAAGGCCAGGGCTGTAAGGGCAGGCATTGTCCCCCCGCTGATGAGATTGCTCAAGGATGCGGGAAGTGGGATGGCGGATGAAGCACTAGCGATCCTGGCCATTCTGGCTAGCCACCAAGAAGGGAAGGCAGCAATTGCCCAAGCTGAGCCAATCCCAGTTTTGGTGGAAGTTATAAGAACTGGTTTCCCACGCAACCGGGAGAATGCTGCTGCTGTGTTATGGTCGTTATGCACAGGCGATTTGCAGCAGTTGAAACTAGCAAGGGAACTCGGCGCAGAAGAGGCAATGAAGGAACTGTCGGAAAATGGCACTGAAAGGGCCAAGAGAAAAGCTGTAAGTGTTTTGGAGTTCCTTCAACGAGTCGAAGATGATTTTGTTCCCCAACAATCCTAG
- the LOC103428441 gene encoding vacuolar protein-sorting-associated protein 33 homolog → MAQIPNLDNAPINLTSLREQSQRELVNILKNIRGKKCLVIDQKLSGSLSSIILTSILKEHGIELRHLSADPIQTDCSKLVYLVRSELTLMTLISSHIHNDTSKGLQREYYVYFVPRRTVACEKILEEEKVHHLLTIGEYPLYIVPLDEDVLSFELDLSYKEYLVDGDTGSLWHIAKAIHKLEFSFGVIPNVRAKGRGSVRVADILNRMQAEEPVNSPDMVVPEINTLILLDREVDMVTPMCSQLTYEGLLDEFLHINNGAVELDASFMGAAQQEGKKMKVPLNSSDKLFKELRDLNFEVVGQILRQKAQSMKQDYTDVTSNNQTVSELKDFVKKLNSLPEMTRHINLAQHLSTFTSKTSFLGQLDMEHTIIESQSYDICFEHIEEMIHKQEPLVNVLRLLILFSITNSGLPKKHFDYLRRELLHSYGFEHMVTLNNLEKAGLLKKQETKSNWLTVKRALQLVVEDTDTANPNDISYVFSGYAPLSIRLIQQAVRSGWRPIEEILRLLPGPHSEIRRGRFSSSPSVDTLQGHSASVDKVSDGRRSVVLVVFIGGVTFAEISALRFLSAQEGMAYDLIIGTTKMANGRTLTETFMGN, encoded by the exons ATGGCTCAGATTCCCAACTTAGACAATGCTCCGATCAATCTCACATCCCTCAG GGAACAATCTCAGAGGGAGCTTGTAAACATCCTCAAGAAT ATTCGAGGAAAGAAGTGTTTGGTCATCGATCAGAAGCTCAGCGGCTCTCTCTCATCGATCATCCTGACTTCGATCCTCAAA GAACATGGGATTGAATTGCGACATCTTTCGGCTGATCCCATTCAAACTGACTGTTCCAAGCTCGTTTACCTTGTCCGTTCAGAGCTCACTTTGATGACGTTGATTAGTTCGCATATTCATAATGACACGTCAAAAGGACTGCAGAGAGAATACTATGTTTATTTTGTCCCTCGACGTACGGTTGCTTGTGAGAAG ATCCTTGAGGAGGAAAAGGTCCATCACTTGTTGACTATAGGGGAATACCCGCTATACATTGTTCCTTTGGACGAGGATGTTTTGTCGTTCGAACTTGATCTTTCTTACAAG GAATACCTAGTTGATGGTGATACAGGCTCACTTTGGCATATTGCAAAAGCGATTCACAAGCTTGAG TTTTCTTTTGGGGTGATACCAAATGTGAGGGCGAAAGGTAGAGGTTCAGTGCGTGTTGCTGACATTCTAAACCGTATGCAAGCTGAAGAACCGGTTAACTCACCTGAT ATGGTTGTGCCAGAGATAAATACTCTCATCCTGTTAGATAGggag GTGGACATGGTAACTCCCATGTGTTCTCAACTAACATATGAAGGGCTTCTTGATGAG TTTCTGCATATCAACAATGGTGCTGTTGAGCTAGATGCATCTTTCATGGGGGCTGCCCAACAAGAGGGAAAGAAGATGAAAGTTCCACTTAATTCAAG TGACAAGCTGTTTAAAGAGTTACGGGATCTCaactttgaagttgttggccaG ATACTACGTCAAAAAGCACAATCAATGAAGCAGGACTACACCGATGTGACTAGCAAT AACCAGACAGTTTCTGAATTGAAGGACTTTGTCAAAAAACTGAACTCATTGCCAGAAATGACT AGGCACATAAATCTTGCTCAGCATCTGTCAACGTTCACGTCAAAGACATCATTTCTTGGACAACTTGACATGGAACACACAATTATTGAGAGTCAAAGTTATGACAT ATGCTTTGAGCATATTGAAGAAATGATCCATAAGCAGGAGCCTCTTGTGAATGTCCTACGTCTTCTCATATTATTTTCTATTACAAATTCTGGGTTGCCCAAAAAGCATTTCGACTATTTAAG GAGAGAACTACTCCATAGTTATGGATTCGAGCACATGGTTACACTGAATAATTTAGAGAAAGCTGGATTGCTTAAAAAACag GAGACGAAAAGCAACTGGCTGACAGTTAAACGTGCCTTGCAACTTGTAGTTGAGGACACTGACACTGCAAA CCCCAATGATATCTCCTATGTGTTTTCTGGATATGCACCTCTTAGCATTCGCCTCATCCAGCAAGCTGTTCGATCCGGATG GCGTCCTATTGAAGAGATTCTGAGGCTTTTACCTGGACCACATTCAGAAATAAGGAGA GGCAGATTCTCAAGCAGCCCGTCGGTAGACACTTTGCAGGGGCATTCGGCCAGTGTAGACAA GGTATCTGATGGAAGGCGTTCTGTAGTACTTGTTGTCTTCATTGGAGGTGTGACGTTTGCGGAGATCTCTGCTCTTCGATTTCTCAGTGCTCAG GAAGGGATGGCATATGATTTGATAATCGGGACCACGAAAATGGCAAACGGCCGGACCTTGACCGAAACATTCATGGGAAATTAG